The uncultured Desulfatiglans sp. DNA window AAGAAAACGGCTGAATCGATGGACGTCGGACCACCCGGATCCTCGCGGGAGAAATAGGTCCGAGCCGGATCACAGTTTGCGCAGCAGCGCCCTCCGCGCCCTGAGATCCGCAAAACCCTCGACAGCCTTCAGACCGGCGGCTTCGGCAAATGCGGCGGTCTCCCGGAATCGAGTCACCGAAACATGGCCTTTCGGTTCGATGATCAGCAGCTTCGCCCCGGGCTTCATGACCCCTCGCACTTCCTCGAAGAACCGCGCCGAATTCGGCAACTCGTGGACCACGTGGATCGCCACCACAAGATCCACCTCTCCGGCAAGATCCGGAAGACCCATCCCCGCAGGGCCGCCCTGCCGGATGTCGATCCGCTTCTCCAGACCGGCCTTCCGTGCCCGCCGCGAGAGGGCGGAGAGCATTTTGGGCTGAATGTCGACCGCCACAACCCTGCCCGCAGGGCCGACCATGTGCGCAATCGGAAGCGTGAAGTACCCCATCGCGCAGCCGGGCTCGAGAACGGTCATCCCCTGTCGAACAAGACCGCCCAACATCTTCTGGGGGTTCTCGATCAAGCGCCTCAAAGGATTCAAGAGAATATAACCGATAAAAGGCGGACACACCCTTCCAGCCATCGTCAAGCTCCCTTCAGCCTCTCCGGCCGGCGGCCGTTCGGGTGCTGCACCCGCCGGCGGCCGGAAGACGCAAACCAGATATGCCTTGGCCTGCTCAAAAAAATATGATACGTAGCGCGTGATGACCGGTCAAAGGATATCATGCCGGAGCAGCCGTTCGTCGCTCGGCAAAGGGTTCATCCCGTCAATCCTTTAACAAGGAGGTTTTGGAAATGACCTCAGATAAAAGAACGATCCCGTTCTCTTTGTACCTGGCCGCGCTGGCATGTCTGAT harbors:
- a CDS encoding Methyltransferase type 11, whose translation is MAGRVCPPFIGYILLNPLRRLIENPQKMLGGLVRQGMTVLEPGCAMGYFTLPIAHMVGPAGRVVAVDIQPKMLSALSRRARKAGLEKRIDIRQGGPAGMGLPDLAGEVDLVVAIHVVHELPNSARFFEEVRGVMKPGAKLLIIEPKGHVSVTRFRETAAFAEAAGLKAVEGFADLRARRALLRKL